The nucleotide window TCGACCGCTTCTCGAACGTACGGATCGAGGTCGAGCTCGCCTTCGTGCTCGACACACCCCTCGCCGGGCCGAACACGACGATCTTCGACGTGCTCGACGCGACCGCGTACGTCGTGCCCGCCCTCGAGATCCTGAACTCCCACATCGAGATGGCCGGCCGCACCATCGTCGACACCATCAGCGACAACGCCGCCATGGGCGCCATGGTAGTCGGCGGCAACCCGGTCAAGATCGGCGAGGTCGACCTGCGCTGGGTCTCGGCGCTGCTCTACCGCAACCAGACGATCGAGGAATCGGGCGTGGCCGCAGCCGTGCTCGGCCACCCCGCGATGGGCGTCGCCTGGCTCGCGAACAAACTCGCCCAGCACGGCCAGTCGCTCGAGGCGGGCGAGATCATCCTCGCCGGCTCGTTCACCCGGCCCATGTGGGTCGAGCGCGGCGACACCGTGCACGCCGACTACGGAGACCTGGGGGCGATCACATGCCGGTTCGAATGACCCTTCCCGACACCTTCGCGAAGCGCCTCGCGGCCGCCGACCGCCCCCAGATCGGCATGTGGGTGTGCTCGGGCAGCCCGCTCGTGGCCGAGATCGCCGCCGGCAGCGGCCTGGACTGGCTGCTCATCGACGGCGAGCACTCCCCCAACACGCTCGAGACGATCCTCGCGCAGCTGCAGGCCGTGGCCGCCTACCCGGCGACGCCGCTCGTGCGCGTGCCCTCCGGCGATGTCGTGACGATCAAGCAGTACCTCGACCTCGGCGTGCAGAACCTGCTCGTGCCGATGGTCGACTCGGCCGAGCAGGCCGAGGCGATGGTGCGCGCGGTGCGCTACCCGCCGGCCGGCGTCCGCGGCGTCGGCAGCGCCCTGGCGCGTGCGGCCCGCTGGAACCGGGTCGAGGGGTACCTCGCGAACGCCGACGAGACGATCTCGCTGACCGTGCAGATCGAGTCGGCGGCCGCGGTGGATGCCGCGCCGGCGATCCTCGCCACCGAGGGCGTCGACGCGATCTTCATCGGCCCCTCGGACCTGGCGGCCTCGATGGGCGTGCTCGGGCAGCAGGAGCACCCCGAGGTGGTCGCGGCCGTCGAACGCAGCATCCGGGCCGCGGTGGATGCCGGGAAGCCGGCCGGGGTGAACGCCTTCGCTCCGGCGACG belongs to Agromyces archimandritae and includes:
- a CDS encoding HpcH/HpaI aldolase family protein, with the translated sequence MPVRMTLPDTFAKRLAAADRPQIGMWVCSGSPLVAEIAAGSGLDWLLIDGEHSPNTLETILAQLQAVAAYPATPLVRVPSGDVVTIKQYLDLGVQNLLVPMVDSAEQAEAMVRAVRYPPAGVRGVGSALARAARWNRVEGYLANADETISLTVQIESAAAVDAAPAILATEGVDAIFIGPSDLAASMGVLGQQEHPEVVAAVERSIRAAVDAGKPAGVNAFAPATAERYLAAGASFVLVAADVSMLARGSEALAERFIGGDGAERASY
- the hpaH gene encoding 2-oxo-hept-4-ene-1,7-dioate hydratase, with product MDPSRITAIADELFEADRTRSIVPLLTARNPDMTVEDAYAVQKLWAERRTDAGARLVGRKIGLTSKVMQVATGITEPDYGVIFDDMVIESGASVEFDRFSNVRIEVELAFVLDTPLAGPNTTIFDVLDATAYVVPALEILNSHIEMAGRTIVDTISDNAAMGAMVVGGNPVKIGEVDLRWVSALLYRNQTIEESGVAAAVLGHPAMGVAWLANKLAQHGQSLEAGEIILAGSFTRPMWVERGDTVHADYGDLGAITCRFE